A window of the Plasmodium falciparum 3D7 genome assembly, chromosome: 3 genome harbors these coding sequences:
- a CDS encoding 40S ribosomal protein S3A, putative → MAVGKNKRTSKGKKGGKKKVTDVFTKKEWYDLKAPKMFLVRNFGKTLVTKTIGKKLATDSLKGRIYEVNLADLNNDEDQAHKKIKLSCDHIINRDCYTDFCGLSITRDKLCSLIRKGYTLIEGHTDVKTLDNYHLRMFCIAFTKKRQNQTKSTCYAQTSQIKKIRKKMVDIMTAEASKVLLKDLVKKFIPESIGKEIEKQCKKIYPLQNVLIRKVKILKRPKLDISKLMELHTDPKEESGKNVNALPESKEATNILTAELKH, encoded by the exons atgGCAgtaggaaaaaataaaagaacatCTAAGGGAAAAAAAggtggaaaaaaaaaagttactGATGTTTTTACCAAAAAAGAATGGTATGACTTAAAGGCCCCAAAAATGTTTTTGGTCAGGAATTTTGGTAAAACCTTAGTCACAAAAACGATAGGAAAAA aATTGGCCACTGATAGTTTGAAGGGAAGAATTTACGAAGTAAACTTGGCCGACCTAAACAACGATGAAGATCAAGCCCATAAGAAAATCAAATTAAGTTGTGATCACATCATCAACAGAGATTGTTATACCGACTTTTGCGGATTAAGTATAACCAGAGATAAATTATGCTCTTTAATTAGAAAAGGATATACGTTAATAGAAGGACATACAGATGTAAAAACCTTAGATAATTACCATTTAAGAATGTTTTGTATTGCTTTTACCAAAAAAAGGCAAAACCAAACGAAAAGCACTTGTTATGCCCAAACAagtcaaataaaaaaaatcagaAAGAAAATGGTTGATATTATGACTGCTGAAGCTAGTAaagttttattaaaagatttaGTCAAGAAATTTATTCCTGAATCTATTGGAAAAGAAATTGAAAAACAATGtaagaaaatatatcctTTACAAAATGTTCTTATTAGAAAAGTCAAAATTCTTAAAAGACCCAAATTAGATATTTCCAAATTAATGGAATTACATACTGACCCAAAAGAAGAATCAggaaaaaatgtaaatgctCTACCAGAATCTAAGGAAGCTACGAACATCTTAACAGCTGAATTGAAACATTAA
- a CDS encoding translation machinery-associated protein 7, putative, which produces MPLNTQGGKKKPLKAAKKGPVELTEEDIAFKKEMAEKKKAEEEAKQKLLKAKKK; this is translated from the exons ATGCCTTTGAACACACag ggaggaaaaaaaaaacctttAAAAGCTGCAAAGAAAGGACCAGTCGAACTAACAGAGGAAGATATtgcttttaaaaaagaaatggcagaaaaaaaaaa AGCTGAAGAGGAAGCTAAGCAAAAATTGTTGAAAGCtaagaaaaagtaa